Part of the Acidobacteriota bacterium genome, GAACCGCCGCGCGGCCCCTTCGACCCAAGCGCCTACAGCAACGGCAATGGCCCGGCGTTCGGGCAGACCGCCTTGTGGCCGAGCAACACGCTCAACTCGTTCGGCGCGACCGGGATGTACAAGCTGTTGCCACGGACCACGATCAACGGCAACGTGCAGCTGGCCTACATGCGGCAGAACGAGTCCCTGCTGCCCTGGTCGCTCAACACGTCGATCAACAACCCGGCGGTGCTGGCCACGTATCCCGTCTTTCGTGACCTGCCGCGGGCCTCGGCGCAGGCCGAGGTGAACAGCCTCAATGCGCTCGTCAACTTCAACAGCCGGCCGACGAGTTACCTGACCCTCCAGGCGCGTTATCGCTACAACGACCACAACAACAACACCCCCCACTTCGACGGCCGGCAGTACGTGACCTTCGACGGCGCCGTGCGCGGCCTCTCCGATGATCCGCTGACGCCGTTTGTCGAGGGCTACTCGGAGTACTTCCAGATTACCCGGAAGAACTTCGATGCCAATGCCACCTTCGGGCTGCGTGACATGGGCTCTCTCAAAGTCGGCGTCGCCAACGAGAAGTTCGACCGGCATGGCCGCGGCTTCAGCGATGTCTCCGAGAACACGTTCCGGCTCGCGTATGACGCCACCCTGTTCACGACGGCCACCATCAGGGCCACCTACGACGCGGGGCAGCGCCGCGGCGATGGCTACATCCTGAGCGGCCTCGACTACGAGTCGGGACCGGCGGGCACGCAGCCTGGCCTGCGCTACTACGACGAGGCCGACCGGGACCGGACCCGCGCGACGATCACGTTCAGCATCAACCCGGTGCCGATGTTCGATGTCTTCGTGCAATGGTCAACGACTGAGGACGAGTTCCTGGGCGACGACTCCATTCCGGCAGGCCGCGAGCAGTTCGGCCTGTTGAGCCAGGACATCAAGGCGCTCGTTGGGGGCGTCAACATCAACCCGAACGACACCGTGCACTTCGGCATCAGCTATGGACGCGACCAGTTCGACGCCCTGCAGCGAGCGCGCAACGCCAACCCGCCGCCCGACGCGAGCTGGACCGACCCGGCGCGCAATTGGACGCTCGACAACAACGAGGTCGTGAACACGCTGATCACTTACCTCGACCTGACCGGACTGGCCAACGCCAAGGCGGACCTCCGCTTCAGCTACGAGATGAACGATTCGGACAACGCCTTTAACTACGGTGGGCCGCGCATCCCCGCGCTGATCGCCGCCAACTCGTTCATCCCGCTGCCGAACGTCGTCAACGAATGGCAGCGCCTGTCGGTCGACTTGAAATATTTCCTGACCTCCGCCATCGGCGCCGGCATCGGCTACTCCTACGACAAGTTGAGCATCACCGACTTCAACACCATCGACTCTAACGGTCCGGTGGGCTTCTACGAGGCCACCGGCGTGCCGCGCATCGACTGGCTGGGCGGCTTGATGACCGGCTACGGCAACCGGCCCTACGAGGGGCACCGGGTGTTTGCGCGCGTGCTCTACCGCTTCTAGCTTCGTCTCCTCCACGACTTTTCAGGGCGGCTCGTCAGCCGCCCTGTTTTTTTGTACGGACCGTCCGGCAACCACGCGATCCTTTGAGCCTGACCTGGGCGCGGGCACGGCGATTGCTTCACCCTCGGCGGGAGCCACCGTGTCGTTACCAACCCCCGTCGACATCTCGCGCATCCTCTGCCCGATCGACTTTTCGGAACCATCGCACCGGGCGCTGCACCACGCCGCGGCGATTGCGCGGTGGTACGGCGCGCACTTGCGAGCCCTTCACGTGTTCGTGCTGGCGCCGCCGGTCGGCATCCTGCCACCTCTGGAGAGTCCGCCCAAGGCGTTCACGCTGGCGCCCGGAGACCGCGACAAGATTGCCGGGCACATGCGCCAGCTCGCCACCGCCGCCGGTGTCGCGGCCGCGGCCGACATGGCCGTCGCCGAGTCGCCGAGCGTTACCGCCGAGATCCTGGACCAGGCGCTGACCTGGCCGGCCGACCTGGTGGTCAT contains:
- a CDS encoding MtrB/PioB family outer membrane beta-barrel protein codes for the protein MRNRTLTICAALLLATAHSALAQAPPSLPLPPAGVPTVGLLDVGLRGGSTDGDEARFERYSDLRPGATTFFEMKKDADTYRFAAGASNVGYRDQRYSAAYTNGKVSISGLFDQVPMNYLYDAPLAWTNQGNGRFTLDAAVRQGIQGPTNAPADGNAVGVPCAPGSGPTSCNATTAAAARNNRSIYNQLLQPDDMEVLRSITAVSLDYAATPALGLNLEFSSTGRKGSMPWAASFAFNNVNHLAAPIDQRNNELKAGTEWVNAKGMFRLDYWGSYFENNEQTLTWDNPIRATDFNNGLEPPRGPFDPSAYSNGNGPAFGQTALWPSNTLNSFGATGMYKLLPRTTINGNVQLAYMRQNESLLPWSLNTSINNPAVLATYPVFRDLPRASAQAEVNSLNALVNFNSRPTSYLTLQARYRYNDHNNNTPHFDGRQYVTFDGAVRGLSDDPLTPFVEGYSEYFQITRKNFDANATFGLRDMGSLKVGVANEKFDRHGRGFSDVSENTFRLAYDATLFTTATIRATYDAGQRRGDGYILSGLDYESGPAGTQPGLRYYDEADRDRTRATITFSINPVPMFDVFVQWSTTEDEFLGDDSIPAGREQFGLLSQDIKALVGGVNINPNDTVHFGISYGRDQFDALQRARNANPPPDASWTDPARNWTLDNNEVVNTLITYLDLTGLANAKADLRFSYEMNDSDNAFNYGGPRIPALIAANSFIPLPNVVNEWQRLSVDLKYFLTSAIGAGIGYSYDKLSITDFNTIDSNGPVGFYEATGVPRIDWLGGLMTGYGNRPYEGHRVFARVLYRF